DNA sequence from the Flavobacteriales bacterium TMED191 genome:
GACCATAGTATTCAAAAAAATTATTTTCAGTTTCACTAATTTTTATTTTGTAAAGTTTTGCACCTAGTAATTCAATTGGATGCGTTAGTTCTTTCCAAATTTGTATGCATAAATTTTCTGTAGTTGTAATTTGATTTTGCATAAAATCTACTTCATTAATGTAGGCATGATCAACTTTATTTATGACTTTTTCTCTGATTATTTTTTTTAAATCCTTTAAGTCAACTATAAATCCTGAGTGTGGTTTTATTGATCCCGATACAGTTACAAAAATTTCATAATTATGACCATGTAAATTGTAACATTTTCCAAATAAATTTTGATTTTCTTCTTGAGATAAATTTTGGTTAAATAGTCTATGAGATGCAGAAAACCGCTCTCTTCTTGTTATATACATAATTTTTATTTTAATTCTTCTCTAATATCAACTAATTGATGTCTTATTTTTTTTAAATTTTGAATTATTTCATAATTTTTTTTAATTCCATGTTTATTTTCACGAATTTTCTTTTTTGCGCCTGCAATTGTAAATTTTTTTTCTTTCAATAAATGGTGAATTAGAAAAATATTATCTAAATCATTTTTGGTAAAAATTCGATTTCCTCTTGAATTTTTTTTTGGTTTTATAATATCAAATTCTTTCTCCCAAAACCTAATTAGTGAGTTGTTTACATTTAGCTTTTTGGCTACTTCACCTATTGAGTAATATAATTTTCGCTCTTCTAAATTCATTTAGTCAAAAGATTGATTTTCTTGAGATGCAATATTTAACATTTGTTCGTATTCTTCTGGACTCAAGTCACTATGATAAAAATTTACAGGATTTATTTTTTGTTTTTTATAGCGTATTTCATAATGCAGATGAGGAGCAGTCGATTTACCTGTATTGCCAACATGTCCAATTAAGTCCCCTCTTTTAACTTTTTGACCTTTACTTACCAATACTTTGTCTAGGTGAGCATAGAAACTTTGGTAATCATAACCATGATTAATTAATATGTAATTCCCATAATCTTTTTTACTTCTTGATCTTTTTATTTTTTCAATAGTACCGTCGCCAGTAGCATATATTGGTGTTCCTATTGGTGCAGAAAAGTCCATGCCATAGTGGAATTTCTTTGTTTTATATATAGGGTCTATTCTTAGTCCATATCCAGAAGCCATTCTTTTTAGATTTTCATTTGATACTGGTTGAATAGCAGGAATACTTGCTAGCATCTTTGCTTTATTTTTTGCTAAATCAATTACTTCGTCAAATGATTTAGATTGAATAAATATTTGTTTTTTTAGTTTATCAATACTCTTTTTAGTCTCAATGACTAAGTCTGAATAATTATAACCTTCAAATTGTTTATATCTATTTGTTCCACCAAAACCAGCTTTTCTTATTGAACTGTCAATGGGTTCAATACCAAATATCATACGATAAATATTGTCATCACGCTGTTGAATATTATCTAGAACTAATTCTGCATTATTTAGTTGCTTCTGCATAGATTTATATTGCAGCTCTAAATTAGAAATTTCACGTTTAAGTTTTTTTTCCTTTGGGGAATCAACAATTGAAACAAACAGAAATGAAATAATAGACGCAATAACTAATGAACTTATTAGATATTTAAAAGATGCAAAGCCCCAAATTTCTTGTGATTTAATTTCTTTAAAGCTTAAGCTTTTTTCATCGTAATAATATGTTGATTTTTTATTAATCATTTTTATTATCAAAAATTAGTTTAGTTGAAACATAAATAGTTTGTAAATTTATGGAATTATTTTTAATGAATTTATTACTAAATAAGTTTAAATTTGTTCTTCAATTTGTTTAAACATGAAATCTTCAGAAGTTAGGAAAAAATTTATAGAGTTTTTTAAATCAAAAAATCATGTATTTCAACCATCTTCTCCTATAGTGCTTAAAAATGACCCCACTCTTTTATTTGTTAATGCTGGAATGAATCAGTTTAAAGATTTTTTTTTAGGCAATCAAATTATTAAAGAGTCTAAGGTAGTTAATAGTCAAAAATGCCTACGTGTTTCTGGCAAACATAATGACTTAGAAGAGGTAGGGCACGATACATATCATCACACAATGTTCGAAATGTTGGGAAATTGGTCTTTTGGTGATTATTTTAAATATGAAGCTATAAGGTTAGCCTGGTCTTTTTTAA
Encoded proteins:
- a CDS encoding M23 family metallopeptidase yields the protein MINKKSTYYYDEKSLSFKEIKSQEIWGFASFKYLISSLVIASIISFLFVSIVDSPKEKKLKREISNLELQYKSMQKQLNNAELVLDNIQQRDDNIYRMIFGIEPIDSSIRKAGFGGTNRYKQFEGYNYSDLVIETKKSIDKLKKQIFIQSKSFDEVIDLAKNKAKMLASIPAIQPVSNENLKRMASGYGLRIDPIYKTKKFHYGMDFSAPIGTPIYATGDGTIEKIKRSRSKKDYGNYILINHGYDYQSFYAHLDKVLVSKGQKVKRGDLIGHVGNTGKSTAPHLHYEIRYKKQKINPVNFYHSDLSPEEYEQMLNIASQENQSFD
- a CDS encoding 6-carboxytetrahydropterin synthase — translated: MMYITRRERFSASHRLFNQNLSQEENQNLFGKCYNLHGHNYEIFVTVSGSIKPHSGFIVDLKDLKKIIREKVINKVDHAYINEVDFMQNQITTTENLCIQIWKELTHPIELLGAKLYKIKISETENNFFEYYGQN
- a CDS encoding MerR family transcriptional regulator — protein: MNLEERKLYYSIGEVAKKLNVNNSLIRFWEKEFDIIKPKKNSRGNRIFTKNDLDNIFLIHHLLKEKKFTIAGAKKKIRENKHGIKKNYEIIQNLKKIRHQLVDIREELK